The following proteins are encoded in a genomic region of Arachis stenosperma cultivar V10309 chromosome 4, arast.V10309.gnm1.PFL2, whole genome shotgun sequence:
- the LOC130974883 gene encoding L-ascorbate oxidase homolog, with protein sequence MARAAISVVMLCLFAATVIAEDPYVYYTWNVSYGTISPFGAPKQAILINDQFPGPEINCSSNNNIVVNVFNNLDEPLLFTWHGIQHRKNSWQEGTPGTMCPILPGTNFTYKFQVKDQIGTYFYYPSLGLHRTAGGIGGLRIFSRLLIPVPYPDPEAEHWFLIGDYYAKSHTALKQILDNGGSLGMPNGVLINGENVKHLHGDNKPQFTMKPGKTYKLRICNVGSKDSLNFRIQGHPMTLVETEGSHTVQNAYESLDVHVGQCFTVLITANQEPREYAVIASTRFTSYILEGKAIISYEGAKKHASLFLPLAPITWFWSLNQFRTFRWNLTASAARPNPQGSYHYGQINITRTIKIVNSVARDDSGKLRYAINGVSHVDPETPLKLAQYYGVGDKVFQYNLISDSPAEYINKITVAPNVLNATFRDFVEIVFENPTVSVQSYNLDGYSFFLVGMEEGRWSPDKRESYNLLDAVSRHTVQVFPNSWSAILLTFDNAGMWNLRSENAENRYLGQQMYVSVLSPEKSLRDEYNLPLTQQVCGIVKDMPVPAPVYH encoded by the exons ATGGCTCGTGCGGCTATTTCCGTGGTGATGCTTTGCCTCTTTGCAGCAACTGTGATTGCTGAAGATCCATATGTCTACTACACATGGAATGTCTCTTATGGCACCATTTCTCCATTCGGTGCTCCAAAACAAGCTATCCTCATCAACGACCAGTTCCCTGGCCCTGAAATCAACTGCTCCAGCAACAACAACATCGTTGTCAATGTCTTCAACAACCTCGACGAGCCACTCCTCTTCACCTGGCACGGAATCCAACACAGGAAGAACTCATGGCAAGAAGGTACCCCAGGTACCATGTGCCCCATCCTTCCTGGCACCAACTTCACCTACAAGTTCCAGGTCAAGGACCAAATTGGTACCTACTTCTACTACCCAAGCCTTGGCCTCCACAGAACCGCTGGTGGTATTGGTGGTCTCAGAATCTTCAGCAGGTTGTTGATCCCAGTTCCGTACCCAGATCCCGAGGCTGAGCACTGGTTCCTCATTGGTGACTACTACGCCAAGAGCCACACGGCCTTGAAGCAGATCCTTGACAATGGCGGCTCCCTCGGAATGCCTAATGGTGTCCTTATCAACGGTGAAAATGTCAAACATTTGCATGGAGATAACAAACCACAATTCACAATGAAGCCTGGAAAGACCTACAAATTGAGAATCTGCAACGTTGGTAGCAAAGACTCATTGAACTTCAGAATCCAAGGTCATCCCATGACACTTGTTGAGACTGAAGGCTCACACACCGTCCAGAACGCCTACGAGTCTCTCGACGTCCACGTCGGACAGTGCTTCACCGTTCTCATCACCGCCAACCAGGAGCCAAGGGAATACGCCGTTATTGCCTCAACTCGCTTCACTTCTTACATCCTTGAGGGAAAAGCCATCATTAGCTACGAAGGAGCCAAGAAACACGCTTCATTGTTCCTTCCACTTGCTCCCATCACCTGGTTCTGGTCTCTCAACCAGTTCAGGACATTCAGGTGGAACCTTACCGCTAGCGCTGCCAGGCCTAACCCTCAGGGATCTTACCACTACGGTCAGATCAACATCACTCGCACTATCAAGATCGTTAACTCTGTTGCCAGGGATGATAGTGGCAAGCTCAGGTATGCCATCAATGGCGTTTCCCATGTTGATCCCGAGACTCCACTCAAGCTCGCTCAGTACTACGGTGTTGGTGACAAGGTCTTCCAGTACAACCTCATCAGCGACAGCCCCGCTGAATACATCAACAAGATCACCGTCGCCCCTAATGTCCTCAACGCCACCTTCAGGGATTTCGTTGAGATCGTCTTTGAGAACCCCACCGTGTCCGTCCAGTCCTACAACCTTGACGGTTACTCATTCTTCCTTGTCGG CATGGAGGAAGGAAGGTGGAGCCCAGACAAGAGGGAGAGCTACAACCTTCTTGATGCTGTGAGCAGGCACACCGTGCAAGTGTTCCCTAACTCATGGTCCGCCATTTTGTTGACATTCGACAACGCCGGAATGTGGAACTTGAGGTCTGAGAATGCCGAAAACCGCTACTTGGGACAACAGATGTACGTTAGCGTTTTGTCACCAGAAAAGTCCTTGAGGGATGAGTACAACCTTCCCCTCACCCAGCAAGTCTGCGGTATCGTAAAGGATATGCCAGTTCCAGCACCAGTTTACCACTAA